TTGCTAAACCTGCTTGTTTAAAAAGTAAAGTCATCACATCAGCAAGACGCTGGCAACAGCATGGCACTTGGCAGACGATTATTTTGATGTGGCATCTACGCTTTGATTATTGGCGCGGCGTATCGGCTGATAATATCAAAGCGCGTTATTATAAATAAAAGAATAAGCTCTTACAAAGAATAAGCTCTTACCATGAATCAAAACCAACAAACTTGCATTATTCTCTTTGCCAAATTCCCCGCACAGGGTATGGCAAAAACGCGCTTGCAGCCAGCTCTTGGTATTGAAGGTGCGGCGCAAATGGCGCATAAACTGCTATTGCATAGTATAGAACAAGCCGTCGCTACCGGCTTTACGGTTGAGTTATGTGTTAGTCCTGCGCCAACAGATCCATGCTGGCAAGCGCTTAATTTACTTGACTCACTGCGATGGTCAGCACAAGCAGAGGGAGACTTGGGTTTACGTATGTTAACCGCCAGTCAGCAAGCATTAGCACGTTTCGAGCACGTTATCTTGATAGGTACAGACTGTCCTAGTCTTACAACCATTCGTATTCGACAGGCTGCCCAGCAATTAGAAATACAAGATAGCGTCATGATTCCTGCTTTTGATGGTGGCTATGTACTGTTTGGTTTTAAGCAAGTTGCTGCTCGCTTATTTAGTAATATCGAATGGAGTACGGCGAGCGTAGCAAAGGTTACTCAACAGCGCTTGGCAGAATTGAGCTGGTCTGTAGCGTTGTTAGCGCCTTTGCCTGATATCGATGAGCCTGAAGGTTTACAGTACCTGCCAAATGGCTGGCTTGATGGTTATAAAGTTATTGAGAATTGAGAACGCCTTATCATTTAGGGTTTTTAGGTATGAAAAAGCCATCAAACTATTGTGTAGGCTCTATTGGGTTAATTATAGTTTGATGGCTTTTTTGTTGACAATAAATGCATACTGCTAAGGCAATAATACTAAAATTCTGGTCTTGGTCTCATCGCTCATCGCCTCTACTGGCGTGACTAACGCTTTAGCTAAAGCCGTATGGGCAATAGAGTCGGGCTGTTCTACAGCGAGTAGGGCGACCGCCTGCTTAATCACTGCTTGAGCGTTTTCAGAATTTTTCATTAGATTTCTTATGGCATAATCGGCGCTGACATCCTCTTCGGTAGGATGCCAACTATCAAAATCCGTGACCAATGCTAGCGTCGCGTAAGCCATACTCGCTTCACGAGCAAGCTTAGCCTCTGGCATATTGGTCATACCGATGATATCTGCTTGCATCTGTCGATACCAGTGTGATTCTGCACGAGTGGAGAACTGTGGCCCTTCGATACAGATATAAGTGGCTTTTGCATGACATTGACCTTGAGCTATCTGCGCCTGAGCATAAGCACGCGTTAGAATATCCGCGACTTTAGGACATAAAGGATCAGCCATCGTGACGTGTGCCACTGCACCTTCCCCAAAAAAACTGATGCTTCGATGCTTAGTCATATCGATCATTTGATCGGGAATAACCATATCTAATGGCTTAAGCGCTTCTCTTAGCGACCCCACTGCCGATACCGAAATGACATAGCGTACGCCCAAAGTTTTGAGGGCATAAATATTGGCACGATAAGGCACTTCGGAAGGGGTGAATTTGTGACCTTGACCATGACGAGTTAGAAAAGCGACCTTTACGCCATTTAATTCACCTAAGACAATATCATCAGAAGGCGTACCGTAAGGCGTCGATATGCTGACACTACGTTTATGGGTTAAATCTTGCATCTGATAAAGACCACTACCGCCAATGATGGCGATATCAGCAGATACTGATACTGCCGCTGACTTTTCTACACTAGATATTGTCATAAAGGTTTTCCATATTTTTAGAGTAACAGATAACGTTGCCAATATATGTGGTGACGAATTTATAAATTTAGATGGGATCTACTTTAAGTTAGCTGCCTTACGAGATAACCGCTTAGGTTTTATATATAAAATATAATCAAGCCTACAGTATGATAAAAATGCATTAAGAGCTACCATCTAGTCATTTTATATCAGTATTTTTTGGTCAAATAACAAATAGTCTTGTTTATATTTAGATGATTATAAAGGTTTACAATAGACACAGACTTTGTTTAAATGAATTGTCTAATGAAACATTGTTCCGCATAGCAAAACTATATTTGGCTATTAATTCATTACAAGAACGGCTGCTCCTTTACTTAAATAGCTCCGCATACAAAGTGTGAGTGTAGAGGGAATCTGGATGGCAGTTTATTTATAGCAAGAATTGCTATATTATTACAGGTCTGTAACGCATCACTATTGATATATTGATGCCGTTAAGTGTATTAACTCGATTATTTCAAGGATGAATTCAATGCTCAACTCTCTAAAAT
This region of Psychrobacter sp. JCM 18902 genomic DNA includes:
- the mtnP gene encoding S-methyl-5'-thioadenosine phosphorylase, producing the protein MTISSVEKSAAVSVSADIAIIGGSGLYQMQDLTHKRSVSISTPYGTPSDDIVLGELNGVKVAFLTRHGQGHKFTPSEVPYRANIYALKTLGVRYVISVSAVGSLREALKPLDMVIPDQMIDMTKHRSISFFGEGAVAHVTMADPLCPKVADILTRAYAQAQIAQGQCHAKATYICIEGPQFSTRAESHWYRQMQADIIGMTNMPEAKLAREASMAYATLALVTDFDSWHPTEEDVSADYAIRNLMKNSENAQAVIKQAVALLAVEQPDSIAHTALAKALVTPVEAMSDETKTRILVLLP
- a CDS encoding TIGR04282 family arsenosugar biosynthesis glycosyltransferase, producing MNQNQQTCIILFAKFPAQGMAKTRLQPALGIEGAAQMAHKLLLHSIEQAVATGFTVELCVSPAPTDPCWQALNLLDSLRWSAQAEGDLGLRMLTASQQALARFEHVILIGTDCPSLTTIRIRQAAQQLEIQDSVMIPAFDGGYVLFGFKQVAARLFSNIEWSTASVAKVTQQRLAELSWSVALLAPLPDIDEPEGLQYLPNGWLDGYKVIEN